From a region of the Thiorhodovibrio winogradskyi genome:
- a CDS encoding encapsulin-associated ferritin-like protein: MANEGYHEPINELSAETRDMHRAIQSLMEELEAVDWYNQRVDACQDKELAGILAHNRDEEKEHASMLLEWIRRQDSKFDAELKDYLFTDKAIGHH; encoded by the coding sequence ATGGCGAACGAAGGTTATCACGAGCCCATCAACGAATTGAGTGCCGAGACCCGCGATATGCACCGTGCCATTCAGTCACTGATGGAGGAACTCGAAGCGGTCGATTGGTACAACCAGCGCGTTGATGCCTGCCAGGACAAGGAGTTGGCAGGGATTTTGGCCCATAACCGGGATGAGGAGAAAGAACATGCGTCCATGCTTCTTGAGTGGATTCGCCGTCAGGACAGCAAGTTCGATGCCGAATTAAAGGATTATCTGTTCACCGACAAGGCCATCGGGCATCATTAG
- a CDS encoding winged helix-turn-helix domain-containing protein, producing MKLTHGEFELLHALLQTDGAVVSRQRLMDAVADPHRPAS from the coding sequence GTGAAGCTGACCCACGGTGAATTCGAGTTGCTGCATGCGCTACTACAGACCGATGGCGCCGTGGTATCGCGTCAGCGTCTGATGGATGCTGTTGCCGACCCGCACCGACCCGCATCCTAA
- a CDS encoding chloride channel protein: MPQNHFHSLRRLLLSPQAWRMRLAFAIGALLVGLVSTGFGIASLHANQLFFKMAEQAPLAPLVVTPLGLVLVTWLARRFFPGSEGSGINQIIAALEMRTKSRVVSLKLAAGKILLTLIGQSCGASIGREGPTVHVAASIMYSMRHFARFPPDYMARAMLLAGSAAGISAAFNTPLAGIVFAIEEISRAFSAHIAGIVTLAVIFSALVAMALTGQNSYFGTDSVASVDALGDWAAVLLCGTLAGLAGGLFALLVVKGSRWLAPVVATNPLSVAFLCGCVLVTTGAMTDYQVMGSGFDIAKSLVIDSAETDPLYPMFKFIASLASYLSGIPGGIFAPALSTGAGIGVDLHRMIPVSSLELMVLLGMVGYFAGAVKSPITGFVIVMEMTNDQYTLLALMATAMIGYGASYLISPYPLYHSLAQLFLEKQEHQSQQENQDQQNQARQRPASS, translated from the coding sequence GTGCCCCAGAACCATTTCCACTCGCTCCGCCGTTTGCTGCTCTCCCCCCAGGCTTGGCGCATGCGCCTGGCTTTCGCCATTGGCGCCCTTCTGGTCGGCCTGGTCTCGACCGGTTTTGGCATCGCCAGCCTGCATGCCAACCAGCTGTTTTTCAAAATGGCCGAGCAGGCGCCGCTCGCACCCCTGGTCGTCACCCCACTGGGGCTGGTACTGGTGACCTGGCTCGCGCGGCGGTTTTTCCCCGGCAGCGAGGGCAGCGGCATCAATCAGATTATTGCCGCGCTGGAGATGCGCACCAAATCCCGGGTGGTCTCGCTCAAGCTCGCCGCCGGCAAAATTCTGCTAACGCTGATCGGCCAATCCTGCGGTGCATCCATCGGGCGCGAGGGGCCAACGGTGCATGTGGCCGCGTCCATCATGTATTCCATGCGCCATTTCGCGCGTTTTCCGCCCGACTACATGGCGCGCGCCATGCTTCTCGCCGGCAGCGCGGCGGGTATTTCGGCAGCCTTTAACACACCCCTGGCTGGCATCGTCTTTGCCATTGAAGAAATCTCGCGCGCCTTCAGCGCCCACATTGCCGGCATTGTCACCCTGGCGGTCATCTTCTCGGCCCTGGTCGCCATGGCACTTACCGGGCAGAACAGCTACTTCGGCACCGACAGCGTCGCCAGTGTCGATGCCTTGGGCGACTGGGCGGCGGTGCTGCTGTGCGGGACCCTGGCCGGACTGGCCGGCGGACTTTTCGCGCTGCTGGTGGTCAAGGGCTCGCGCTGGCTGGCGCCGGTGGTCGCCACCAATCCGCTGAGTGTCGCCTTTCTGTGCGGTTGCGTGCTGGTCACCACGGGCGCCATGACCGACTATCAGGTGATGGGTTCGGGCTTTGACATCGCCAAATCCCTGGTCATCGACAGCGCCGAGACCGACCCTCTCTACCCCATGTTTAAATTCATCGCCTCCCTAGCATCCTATCTCAGCGGCATTCCCGGTGGCATTTTCGCCCCGGCACTCTCGACCGGCGCCGGCATAGGAGTCGACCTGCACCGAATGATCCCAGTCTCGTCGCTCGAGCTCATGGTCCTGCTCGGCATGGTCGGCTACTTCGCCGGCGCGGTGAAGTCACCCATCACCGGCTTTGTCATTGTCATGGAAATGACCAACGACCAATACACCCTACTTGCACTCATGGCCACGGCCATGATCGGCTACGGCGCCTCCTACCTTATCAGCCCATACCCCCTGTATCACTCGCTTGCGCAGTTGTTTTTGGAAAAACAGGAGCACCAGTCTCAACAGGAGAACCAGGACCAACAGAATCAAGCCAGGCAGCGCCCTGCATCCAGCTGA
- a CDS encoding response regulator, giving the protein MRIRVSDTGAGIGEALRGELFQHSQRLGAEKTASEGKGIGLIISKHLIEAMGGRINVRLGRRPGEPFMVRVEAGTARTSRVSQGPRRAWRGSSTGVLYVEDNRVNLAIMAHLFKRLSGVELLSVINGETAMARLTETRPDLVLMDINLPGMSGTEILLWMRDQSQLRDIPVIAVSANAMPETIPVLQLDAGRCLA; this is encoded by the coding sequence GTGCGGATCCGTGTCAGCGATACCGGCGCGGGTATCGGTGAAGCGCTGCGCGGTGAGCTGTTTCAACACTCCCAGCGCCTGGGCGCCGAGAAGACCGCGAGCGAAGGGAAGGGCATCGGTCTCATCATCTCTAAACACCTGATCGAGGCCATGGGCGGTCGCATCAATGTTCGACTCGGTCGCCGGCCAGGGGAGCCGTTCATGGTTCGAGTTGAAGCCGGCACAGCCCGAACCAGCCGAGTGTCACAAGGCCCCAGACGAGCCTGGAGGGGCAGCTCCACGGGGGTGCTCTATGTCGAGGACAATAGGGTAAATCTGGCGATCATGGCGCACCTGTTCAAACGGCTCTCCGGCGTCGAATTACTGAGTGTCATCAATGGTGAAACGGCCATGGCCCGCCTGACCGAGACGCGGCCAGATCTGGTGCTGATGGACATCAATCTGCCGGGTATGAGCGGCACCGAGATTTTGCTTTGGATGCGCGATCAATCCCAGTTGCGCGACATCCCGGTCATCGCCGTTAGTGCCAACGCCATGCCCGAGACCATCCCTGTGCTTCAGCTGGATGCAGGGCGCTGCCTGGCTTGA
- a CDS encoding BolA family protein — protein MSRQERIQALVTQEMQPRHLVVTDESHMHAVPEGAESHFKLAVVSDVFANESLIKRHRRVNALLGAEFDQGLHALAIHAFTPAEWRGKGEAAPASPKCRGGSKVKPGVQPGAAPHADAPAPA, from the coding sequence ATGTCACGCCAAGAACGCATTCAGGCCCTGGTGACCCAGGAGATGCAGCCAAGGCATCTCGTGGTGACGGATGAAAGCCACATGCACGCGGTGCCGGAGGGCGCCGAATCGCATTTCAAGTTGGCGGTGGTGAGCGATGTTTTTGCCAACGAGTCGCTGATCAAACGCCATAGGCGCGTCAATGCCCTGCTCGGCGCCGAGTTCGACCAGGGGCTGCATGCCCTGGCCATTCACGCCTTCACACCTGCTGAGTGGCGTGGCAAGGGCGAGGCGGCGCCGGCCTCGCCCAAGTGTCGTGGTGGCTCCAAGGTCAAGCCCGGAGTCCAACCAGGCGCGGCACCCCATGCGGATGCCCCGGCGCCGGCCTGA
- a CDS encoding ribulose bisphosphate carboxylase small subunit, translating to MPFQSVQGDYQTKQTLETFGFLPPLTQDEIYDQIAYIIAQGWTPAIEHVHPSNSMKDYWTMWKLPFFGETELANVVNELESCHRAYPDHHVRLTGYDNYTQSQGSCFVVFQGRG from the coding sequence ATGCCTTTCCAGAGCGTTCAAGGCGATTATCAGACCAAACAAACCCTCGAGACTTTCGGTTTTCTGCCACCCCTGACCCAGGACGAGATCTACGATCAGATCGCTTACATCATCGCCCAAGGCTGGACACCAGCGATCGAGCACGTCCACCCCAGCAACTCCATGAAGGACTACTGGACCATGTGGAAACTGCCCTTCTTCGGCGAGACCGAACTGGCCAATGTGGTCAATGAGCTTGAGTCCTGCCATCGGGCCTATCCGGATCATCATGTGCGTCTCACCGGATACGACAACTATACCCAGAGCCAGGGCTCCTGCTTCGTGGTCTTCCAGGGACGAGGCTGA
- a CDS encoding YajD family HNH nuclease, which yields MSQVRHPKTGKPIDTQKLDRIVASARRASDERAAGYRAQALKLYPWVCGRCSREFSQQNLRELTVHHKDMDHDNNPPDGSNWELLCLYCHDNEHQKFEEHLAVLAAGRSPTPGGTQSRTQGGIQPPSTHRPFDALAGLLKNPQASGD from the coding sequence ATGAGTCAAGTCCGTCACCCCAAGACCGGCAAACCCATCGACACCCAAAAGCTCGACCGCATTGTCGCCAGCGCGCGGCGCGCCAGCGACGAGCGCGCCGCCGGCTATCGCGCCCAGGCGCTCAAGCTTTACCCCTGGGTGTGCGGGCGCTGCAGCCGGGAGTTCAGTCAGCAGAACCTGCGCGAGTTGACCGTCCATCACAAGGACATGGACCACGACAACAACCCGCCCGACGGTAGCAACTGGGAGTTGCTCTGCCTTTACTGCCACGACAACGAGCATCAGAAATTCGAGGAACATCTGGCCGTGCTGGCCGCCGGCCGCTCCCCGACGCCGGGCGGAACACAAAGCAGAACACAGGGCGGAATCCAGCCGCCAAGTACCCACCGCCCCTTCGACGCATTGGCCGGCCTGCTCAAAAATCCCCAAGCAAGCGGTGATTAG
- a CDS encoding LysR substrate-binding domain-containing protein yields the protein MNLRDLSYIVAVAETRHFGRAAERCFVSQPTLSGQVKKLEEELGVTIFERSNRSVDITAVGEDILRHARRLMEQADAIEQVARAAQDPLAGPLRVGAIPTLSPYLMPQLLAPLRQQYPQLKLILREEVTDALLLRLRRHELDALLLATPAEDADLDQIPLFDEPFWLAHPPGHPLADKPEISDTDLEAAELLLLAEGHCLSQQVMHVCRLAERPHTSEAADLSAASLETLRHLVRAGFGCTLVPALALDSGWQDTAGISVRPLELPDARRHISLVHRRSFPRTAALRALARVVRGVLPDLVHPAGGPTIPVSLQSTKAAATKC from the coding sequence ATGAATCTGCGGGATCTCTCCTACATCGTCGCCGTGGCGGAAACACGGCATTTCGGCCGCGCGGCCGAGCGCTGCTTTGTCAGCCAACCCACCTTGAGCGGTCAGGTGAAAAAGCTCGAGGAAGAACTCGGCGTGACCATTTTTGAGCGCAGCAACCGCTCGGTGGACATCACCGCCGTTGGCGAGGATATTCTACGCCACGCGCGCCGACTGATGGAACAAGCCGACGCCATTGAGCAGGTCGCGCGCGCCGCGCAGGATCCACTCGCGGGGCCACTACGCGTCGGAGCCATCCCGACACTCAGCCCCTATCTGATGCCGCAATTGCTCGCGCCCCTGCGCCAGCAGTATCCGCAGCTTAAGCTCATCCTGCGCGAAGAGGTCACGGACGCCTTGCTGCTGCGGCTGCGCAGGCACGAGCTTGACGCCCTGCTGCTCGCCACGCCGGCCGAGGATGCCGATCTCGACCAGATTCCGCTGTTCGACGAGCCGTTTTGGCTTGCCCATCCGCCTGGGCATCCGCTGGCGGACAAGCCCGAAATCAGCGACACCGACCTCGAGGCGGCCGAACTGCTGCTGCTGGCCGAGGGACATTGTTTAAGCCAGCAGGTCATGCATGTGTGTCGCCTGGCCGAGCGCCCGCATACCAGCGAGGCGGCCGATCTGAGCGCCGCCAGCCTTGAGACCCTGCGCCATCTGGTGCGCGCCGGATTCGGCTGCACCCTGGTACCCGCGCTGGCGCTCGACAGCGGCTGGCAGGACACCGCGGGCATCAGCGTGCGGCCCTTGGAGCTACCGGATGCCCGACGGCATATCTCGCTGGTGCACAGGCGCAGTTTTCCACGCACGGCGGCCCTCAGGGCACTGGCCCGGGTCGTGCGCGGGGTCCTGCCTGATCTGGTCCATCCCGCGGGTGGCCCGACCATCCCGGTCAGTCTCCAGAGCACGAAAGCGGCGGCCACCAAGTGTTAG
- a CDS encoding cytochrome-c peroxidase gives MRSSPIDKTRLAWVVALTAGLGGAPLCAEEGLTQLEQLGKALFFDTELSQPPGQACASCHSPLTGWTSPQSGTDPASAVREGAVAGRFGNRRPPMAAYASFSPPLYLDPEEDHFVGGNFWDGRATGWLLGHATAEQALGPFLNPVEQNMSSGAEVVHRVCHGDHGEAFRAYFGQEVCDNPVAGFNAIARAIAAFETSAEVNAFSSKYDYYLKDPEQYPLSEEEMRGLDLFVREDKGNCAACHPHEPTADGTPPLFTDFTYDNLGVGRNPDNPWYAMEDFNPEGADWVDPGLGAFLKTVPRFADRATENMGKYKVPSLRNADLRPAEGFVKRFMHNGAHASLKEVVHFYNTRDTKPVCEEIDAPQPGTNCWPAPEISANLNTEELGDLGLTEDEEAAIVTFMRSLNDGWTPPETKP, from the coding sequence ATGCGATCTTCACCCATTGACAAAACTAGGCTGGCTTGGGTTGTAGCGCTCACGGCGGGTCTTGGCGGCGCACCGCTTTGCGCCGAGGAGGGGCTGACTCAGCTCGAGCAGCTCGGCAAGGCGCTCTTCTTCGACACCGAGCTTTCGCAACCGCCAGGCCAGGCCTGCGCGAGCTGCCACAGCCCACTCACCGGCTGGACCAGTCCGCAATCCGGCACCGACCCGGCCTCGGCCGTGCGCGAGGGCGCGGTGGCTGGGCGCTTCGGCAACCGCCGCCCACCCATGGCCGCTTATGCCTCTTTTAGCCCGCCACTGTATCTTGACCCGGAAGAGGATCATTTTGTCGGCGGCAACTTCTGGGACGGGCGCGCCACCGGCTGGTTGCTTGGCCATGCCACCGCGGAACAGGCCTTGGGGCCATTCCTCAATCCTGTCGAGCAAAACATGTCCAGCGGCGCTGAGGTGGTCCATCGGGTGTGCCATGGCGACCATGGCGAGGCCTTTCGCGCCTACTTTGGCCAGGAGGTCTGCGATAATCCAGTCGCCGGCTTCAATGCCATCGCGCGCGCCATCGCCGCGTTCGAGACCTCCGCCGAGGTGAACGCCTTCAGCTCCAAGTACGATTACTACCTCAAAGACCCCGAGCAATATCCGCTGAGCGAAGAGGAAATGCGCGGCCTGGATCTCTTTGTGCGCGAGGACAAGGGCAATTGCGCCGCCTGCCATCCGCATGAGCCCACCGCCGATGGCACACCGCCGCTCTTTACCGATTTCACCTACGACAACCTCGGCGTCGGGCGCAATCCGGACAATCCCTGGTACGCCATGGAGGACTTCAACCCAGAGGGTGCCGACTGGGTGGATCCTGGTCTGGGGGCTTTTCTCAAGACGGTCCCGCGCTTTGCGGATCGGGCCACGGAGAACATGGGCAAATACAAGGTGCCCAGCCTGCGCAATGCCGATCTGCGCCCGGCCGAGGGCTTCGTGAAACGCTTCATGCACAATGGCGCCCACGCCAGCCTGAAAGAGGTCGTGCACTTCTACAATACCCGGGACACCAAACCGGTGTGCGAGGAAATCGACGCTCCACAGCCGGGCACCAACTGCTGGCCAGCGCCCGAGATCAGCGCCAACCTTAATACCGAGGAACTCGGCGATCTGGGGCTTACCGAGGATGAGGAAGCCGCCATTGTGACCTTCATGCGTTCGCTGAACGACGGCTGGACGCCACCCGAGACCAAGCCTTGA
- the rlmKL gene encoding bifunctional 23S rRNA (guanine(2069)-N(7))-methyltransferase RlmK/23S rRNA (guanine(2445)-N(2))-methyltransferase RlmL has product MLEAAISPGPVAHPCRFFVTAARHLETLLAEELSGLGIPEVRETRAGVACAGTLADAYRVCLWSRVASRVLLPLADWPAADPDALYAGVAAIDWSAHLGPEQTLAIHVDSARSAIDHSHFAALRIKDAIVDQFRERSGQRPSVDTAQPDIRLYCRLFRDQAALNLDLSGDALHRRGYRTEAGAASIKENLAAALLLRARWPAIAAAGGALVDPMCGAGTLVIEAALMAADRAPGLNRAHWGFSAWRGHDAAAWQDLHEEAQARAAAGLEGLGRLCGYDRDGAAIRVAYANLERAGLAGRLHFERRELSDCQPRGQAHQGLIISNPPYGERLGAEENLVPLYRALGRVLRERFDGWQGAVLTANPELGRTMGLRAHRMHRLFNGPLECQLLHFDIRSEAHVDDSPRPLPPEERGPGAEMLANRLRKNQKSLNAWLKQRDIGCYRLYDADLPEYALAIDIYTRTEPDAQGQRLAHVQEYAAPPEIDPRAARRRLREAMGVIGETLEIERQHILFKVRQRQRGKAQYDRQGQEGQFFEVREAGLRFLVNLQDHLDTGLFLDHRKTRELIGQRASGRRFLNLFGYTGTASVHAAAGGATSTLTVDLSRTYCDWAERNLALNGFSAPQHRVDQADCLQWLQRPRWDQFGLIFLDPPSFSTSKRMRGSFDVQRDHVRLIQLAARLLEPDGELVFSTNLRRFKLDTDALGDLHCENLKAYTLPRDFQRNARVHHCWRLRRQL; this is encoded by the coding sequence GTGTTAGAAGCCGCCATATCCCCTGGCCCGGTGGCCCATCCGTGCCGCTTTTTCGTCACCGCCGCCCGACATCTGGAGACTCTGCTGGCCGAGGAATTAAGCGGCCTTGGCATCCCCGAGGTGCGCGAGACCCGCGCCGGCGTCGCCTGCGCCGGCACCCTGGCCGATGCCTATCGGGTCTGTCTCTGGTCGCGCGTGGCCAGCCGGGTACTGCTGCCGCTGGCGGACTGGCCGGCCGCCGATCCCGATGCGCTCTACGCCGGCGTCGCCGCCATCGACTGGTCGGCGCATCTGGGTCCGGAACAAACCCTGGCGATCCATGTCGACAGCGCCCGTTCCGCCATTGACCACAGCCATTTTGCCGCCCTGCGCATCAAGGATGCCATTGTCGATCAGTTCCGCGAACGCAGCGGCCAAAGACCCAGCGTGGATACTGCCCAGCCCGACATCCGTCTCTACTGTCGGCTGTTTCGCGATCAGGCCGCGCTCAACCTGGACCTGTCGGGCGATGCCCTGCACCGGCGCGGTTACCGAACCGAGGCGGGCGCGGCCAGCATCAAGGAGAACCTGGCCGCCGCTTTGCTGCTGCGCGCGCGCTGGCCCGCGATCGCCGCCGCCGGCGGTGCCCTGGTCGATCCCATGTGCGGCGCCGGCACTCTGGTGATTGAGGCCGCGCTCATGGCCGCCGACCGTGCACCTGGCCTAAATCGCGCCCACTGGGGCTTCAGCGCCTGGCGCGGGCACGATGCAGCGGCCTGGCAAGACTTGCACGAGGAAGCTCAAGCACGCGCGGCGGCCGGACTGGAGGGCCTGGGTCGGCTGTGCGGCTATGACCGCGATGGCGCCGCCATCCGCGTTGCCTATGCCAACCTCGAGCGCGCCGGTCTGGCCGGGCGCCTGCATTTCGAGCGCCGCGAGCTGTCCGACTGCCAGCCCCGCGGCCAGGCGCATCAGGGCCTGATCATCAGCAACCCGCCCTATGGGGAGCGCCTGGGCGCCGAGGAGAATCTGGTGCCACTGTACCGCGCGCTCGGGCGCGTCCTGCGCGAGCGTTTCGACGGCTGGCAGGGCGCGGTGCTGACCGCCAATCCCGAGCTTGGCCGCACCATGGGGCTGCGCGCGCATCGCATGCACCGGCTGTTCAACGGCCCGCTTGAATGCCAGCTGCTGCATTTTGACATCCGCAGCGAGGCCCATGTCGACGACAGCCCACGCCCGCTGCCGCCCGAGGAACGCGGCCCCGGCGCCGAGATGCTCGCTAACCGGCTGCGCAAGAATCAAAAAAGCCTGAACGCCTGGCTCAAGCAGCGGGACATCGGCTGCTACCGCCTCTACGATGCCGATTTGCCCGAATATGCCCTGGCCATCGACATCTACACGCGCACGGAGCCCGACGCCCAAGGCCAGCGCCTGGCCCATGTACAGGAATATGCCGCGCCACCCGAGATCGACCCGCGCGCGGCACGCCGGCGTCTGCGCGAGGCCATGGGAGTCATTGGCGAGACGCTCGAAATCGAGCGCCAGCATATCCTGTTTAAGGTGCGCCAGCGCCAGCGCGGCAAGGCGCAGTACGACAGGCAGGGACAAGAAGGGCAGTTCTTCGAGGTCCGGGAAGCCGGGCTGCGCTTTCTCGTCAACCTGCAAGACCATCTGGACACGGGGCTTTTTCTCGATCACCGAAAAACCCGCGAACTCATCGGCCAGCGCGCATCGGGGCGGCGGTTTTTGAATCTGTTCGGCTACACAGGCACGGCCAGCGTGCATGCGGCGGCGGGCGGTGCGACATCAACGCTCACAGTGGATCTATCGCGCACCTACTGCGACTGGGCCGAGCGCAACCTGGCGCTCAATGGGTTTTCAGCCCCCCAGCACCGGGTGGACCAGGCTGACTGTCTGCAATGGCTGCAACGCCCGCGCTGGGATCAATTCGGGCTGATTTTTCTCGACCCGCCAAGCTTTTCAACGTCCAAGCGGATGCGCGGCAGTTTTGATGTTCAGCGCGACCATGTCAGGCTGATCCAACTGGCCGCCCGACTGCTGGAGCCGGACGGCGAGCTGGTTTTTTCCACCAATCTGCGCCGCTTCAAGCTGGATACGGATGCCTTGGGTGATCTGCACTGCGAGAATCTCAAAGCCTATACCCTGCCGAGAGACTTCCAGCGCAATGCCCGCGTTCATCACTGCTGGCGCCTGCGGCGCCAGCTTTGA
- a CDS encoding form I ribulose bisphosphate carboxylase large subunit — protein MSVKTYDAGVKEYRDMYWTPDYVPLDTDLLACFKCTGQPGVPREEVAAAVAAESSTGTWSTVWSELLTDMEYYKGRAYRIEDVPGDSESFYAFIAYPIDLFEEGSIVNVLTSLVGNVFGFKALRHLRLEDIRFPIAYVKTCMGPPNGIQVERDKMNKYGRPLLGATIKPKLGLSAKNYGRAVYECLRGGLDFTKDDENVNSQPFMRWQNRFEFVGEAIQSAQQETGERKGHYLNVTAATPEDMYERAEFAKECGVPIIMHDFLTGGFTANTGLAHWCRKNGVLLHIHRAMHAVIDRHPKHGIHFRVLAKCLRLSGGDHLHTGTVVGKLEGDRASTLGYVDQLRESFVPEDRSRGIFFDQDWGSMPGVFAVASGGIHVWHMPALVTIFGDDSVLQFGGGTQGHPWGNAAGAAANRVAVEACVKARNEGRELEKESREIMTEAARHSPELAIAMETWKEIKFEFDTVDKLDLN, from the coding sequence ATGAGCGTAAAAACCTACGACGCCGGTGTAAAAGAATACCGGGACATGTACTGGACGCCCGACTACGTCCCTCTCGACACCGACCTTCTCGCCTGCTTCAAGTGCACCGGTCAGCCCGGCGTACCGCGCGAGGAAGTTGCCGCCGCCGTCGCCGCCGAGTCATCCACCGGCACCTGGAGTACCGTTTGGTCGGAACTGCTGACTGACATGGAATATTACAAGGGTCGCGCCTACCGCATCGAGGATGTTCCAGGCGATAGCGAATCATTTTATGCCTTTATCGCCTACCCGATCGATCTGTTCGAGGAAGGCTCCATTGTTAACGTGCTGACCTCGCTGGTCGGTAACGTATTTGGTTTCAAGGCGTTGCGCCACCTGCGCTTGGAAGATATCCGCTTCCCCATCGCCTACGTCAAGACCTGCATGGGACCGCCCAACGGTATCCAGGTCGAGCGCGACAAAATGAACAAATATGGCCGCCCGCTGCTCGGCGCGACCATCAAGCCGAAGCTCGGTCTCTCGGCCAAGAACTACGGTCGTGCGGTCTATGAGTGCCTGCGTGGCGGTCTGGACTTCACCAAGGACGACGAGAACGTCAATTCCCAGCCCTTCATGCGCTGGCAGAACCGCTTTGAATTCGTCGGCGAGGCCATTCAGTCCGCCCAGCAGGAGACCGGCGAGCGAAAGGGGCATTATCTCAATGTTACCGCCGCCACGCCCGAGGACATGTACGAGCGCGCCGAATTCGCCAAGGAATGCGGCGTCCCCATCATCATGCACGACTTCCTGACCGGTGGCTTCACGGCCAATACGGGTCTGGCGCACTGGTGCCGTAAGAACGGTGTCCTGCTGCACATCCACCGCGCCATGCATGCGGTCATCGACCGCCATCCGAAGCACGGCATCCATTTCCGCGTGTTGGCCAAGTGCCTGCGCCTCTCTGGCGGTGACCATCTGCATACCGGCACAGTGGTCGGCAAGCTTGAGGGTGACCGTGCCTCCACCCTGGGTTATGTCGACCAGCTGCGCGAATCCTTCGTGCCCGAGGATCGCTCGCGCGGTATCTTCTTCGATCAGGACTGGGGCTCCATGCCGGGCGTCTTCGCCGTTGCCTCCGGTGGTATCCATGTGTGGCACATGCCGGCGCTGGTCACCATTTTTGGCGACGATTCCGTGCTGCAGTTCGGTGGTGGTACTCAGGGTCACCCCTGGGGCAACGCGGCTGGTGCCGCGGCCAACCGTGTCGCTGTCGAGGCTTGCGTCAAGGCCCGCAACGAGGGCCGCGAGCTGGAGAAAGAATCCCGTGAGATCATGACCGAGGCCGCGCGTCACAGCCCCGAGCTGGCAATCGCGATGGAGACCTGGAAGGAAATCAAGTTCGAGTTCGATACCGTCGACAAGCTCGATTTGAACTGA
- a CDS encoding L,D-transpeptidase, with translation MVTTVKQPWIISSDDASVASCQALAARLHRMSSAAPVGNLLGRLKGFDPKTFCLTGYTPSTLSHKQGRLSTCLHKHLIRMALYLGLSLLGVGCVPHQIMTGDNLTNIANPMFDTAYSEDADVAFVVDATTAAAHKSGKVNFRTESASRRTRDLAHWIVSSRDNLNLPFAIVDKVNAKVYVFEIDGKLYGAAPVLLGLARGDHSIPDIGNKPLSHIPPADRTTPAGRFVSVMGRNHKGKDILWLDYEQALSMHAVVKGRPQDRRAHRLATPTPLDNRISFGCINVPVDAFRTLIKNKFSGAGGVVYILPENKTGAKA, from the coding sequence ATGGTCACAACGGTCAAGCAACCCTGGATCATTAGCAGCGACGACGCCTCGGTTGCCAGCTGCCAGGCACTTGCGGCGCGTCTCCACCGGATGAGCAGCGCCGCTCCCGTGGGCAACCTGCTTGGGCGACTCAAAGGCTTCGATCCCAAGACTTTCTGCCTGACTGGGTATACTCCATCGACCCTAAGCCATAAGCAGGGGCGACTCTCGACCTGCTTGCACAAACATCTGATAAGGATGGCGCTGTACCTCGGTTTGAGTCTTTTGGGTGTCGGTTGTGTTCCACACCAGATAATGACCGGAGACAATCTCACCAACATCGCCAACCCGATGTTCGATACTGCCTATTCCGAAGACGCGGATGTCGCCTTTGTCGTGGATGCAACAACGGCTGCCGCACACAAAAGTGGCAAGGTTAACTTTCGCACGGAGAGCGCGTCACGTAGAACGCGTGATCTAGCACACTGGATTGTCAGTTCCCGCGACAATCTCAACCTGCCATTCGCGATTGTCGACAAAGTAAACGCCAAGGTCTATGTGTTTGAAATAGATGGAAAGCTTTACGGAGCGGCACCTGTGCTTCTTGGATTGGCGCGCGGCGATCACTCCATCCCTGACATTGGCAACAAACCTTTGTCACACATTCCGCCGGCGGACCGCACGACACCCGCGGGTCGTTTTGTATCAGTGATGGGCCGCAATCACAAAGGCAAAGACATTCTCTGGCTAGACTACGAGCAGGCTCTCTCCATGCACGCCGTGGTCAAGGGTCGACCTCAAGATCGCCGGGCGCACCGTCTCGCCACCCCAACACCGCTTGATAACCGCATTTCTTTTGGCTGTATCAATGTTCCAGTGGATGCCTTCAGGACGCTGATTAAAAACAAGTTTTCTGGTGCTGGCGGGGTTGTTTACATCCTCCCCGAAAACAAGACGGGCGCAAAAGCCTAA